The proteins below come from a single Rhodococcus sp. WMMA185 genomic window:
- a CDS encoding DNA-3-methyladenine glycosylase family protein — translation MKLLLPYRSPFAWAPLWGALRAHTIEGLERHDLDSGIHTRVVGGRHGPALVSVVACPDREHVEARLTPAHPEDVEALTVTIRRWLDLDADPLVVDAALSKHPRLAALVKLRPGLRRLGSVDGFETAVLTVLGQQVSLSAARTFGSRLVSAYGRPVHNGFLAFPEPEALGALSPEHLRSTVGLTGARARTVHALATAAADGLCLHADTDPADFRAGLLALPGIGPWTADYLTVRVLGDPDGFAPGDLVLGRALGVRTAREAADLAQAWRPWRAYALFHLWAEAAY, via the coding sequence ATGAAACTCCTTCTGCCATACCGCAGCCCGTTCGCGTGGGCGCCGCTCTGGGGTGCTCTCCGTGCGCACACCATTGAAGGGCTCGAGCGGCACGACCTTGATTCCGGCATCCACACACGGGTGGTGGGCGGACGCCACGGTCCTGCGCTGGTGTCGGTGGTGGCGTGCCCCGATCGAGAGCACGTCGAGGCACGCCTGACGCCAGCGCACCCTGAAGACGTCGAAGCCCTGACGGTCACCATCCGGCGTTGGCTCGACCTCGATGCAGATCCGCTGGTGGTCGATGCGGCGTTGAGCAAGCACCCGAGGCTGGCGGCACTGGTGAAACTCAGGCCCGGATTGCGGCGACTCGGAAGTGTGGACGGGTTCGAGACAGCGGTGTTGACCGTTCTGGGACAACAGGTTTCGCTTTCCGCAGCCCGAACATTCGGGTCGCGACTGGTGTCTGCATACGGACGCCCGGTTCACAACGGATTCTTGGCGTTTCCCGAACCGGAGGCACTGGGGGCGCTCTCGCCCGAGCACCTGCGTTCGACCGTCGGCCTCACCGGCGCTCGGGCACGCACGGTGCATGCGCTCGCCACGGCCGCCGCTGACGGGCTCTGTCTCCACGCGGACACCGACCCGGCAGATTTCCGGGCGGGTTTGCTCGCCTTGCCCGGGATCGGGCCGTGGACTGCGGACTACCTGACGGTGCGGGTACTCGGCGACCCGGACGGGTTCGCGCCCGGCGATCTCGTACTCGGGCGCGCACTGGGTGTCCGAACCGCCAGGGAGGCGGCCGATCTCGCGCAGGCCTGGCGACCGTGGCGCGCGTACGCCCTGTTCCATCTGTGGGCGGAAGCCGCCTACTAA
- a CDS encoding MMPL family transporter, protein MTKLDSTDSSTNGESSPRFRWPAFTIVALAIIAFFAGGFGASFQGKLTEVQKNDNSAYLSSSAESTVVTNESVKFLEVETIPGFVLFHSESALTDEDRAAIARAREAIAEVDGVDSEGMSATQFSADGTTASIFVPLVAAENGTPVSGDVVVATEENVLAAAENAAGGLEVLPAGPSGLLVAFIDAFEGLDGVLLGAALSVVVLILLVVYRSPVLWIFPIFSALLSLGLASMVIYFLADAEVLTLTGQSQGILFVLVIGAGTDYALLLISRYREELHFHPNRFEAMTKAWKESAPAITASAVTVILGLLCLMFSELNSNKSLGPVAAIGIACTYLMMMTFLPVALSAAGHWVFWPRKPEVDEESHLASQGLWSKIATQVGSKDRPFWIGATVLLAALFLVGIGSLKTDGLTAAQNFTNRPDAVVGQELYDSKFDPGAGAPAVIVTNADQTQAVIDAASSVEGVSQEPGAVCPQVDVEKLSALIQSNPAAAASEAGQGCPPDFLTVEPIDGRMLVNATLADSYDSPEALETVERLRDVVHAVPGADALVGGTTATTLDVQIASVHDRNLIIPIVLVVIFIVLALLLRALLTPVILIATVVLSFAATLGVSGLFFTHVFHFANSDPAFPLFAFVFLVALGIDYNIFLMTRVREETQNVGTRSGVLRGLAVTGGVITSAGVVLAATFSVLGVLPLVLLAQIGFAVAFGVLLDTIIVRSILVPALSHDIGKKIWWPSALAKAKD, encoded by the coding sequence ATGACGAAGCTGGATTCGACGGACTCGAGCACGAACGGCGAGAGTTCACCGAGATTCCGCTGGCCCGCATTCACCATCGTCGCCCTCGCGATCATCGCGTTCTTTGCAGGCGGGTTCGGTGCGTCCTTCCAGGGAAAGCTCACCGAGGTCCAGAAGAACGACAACTCCGCCTACCTGTCGAGTTCCGCCGAGTCGACGGTCGTAACGAACGAGTCCGTGAAGTTCCTCGAAGTCGAGACGATTCCCGGCTTCGTGCTGTTCCACAGCGAGTCCGCACTCACCGATGAGGACCGGGCGGCCATCGCACGAGCGAGAGAGGCTATCGCCGAGGTCGACGGCGTCGACTCCGAGGGCATGTCTGCGACGCAGTTCTCCGCGGACGGCACCACAGCTTCGATCTTCGTTCCGCTCGTAGCCGCCGAGAACGGCACCCCTGTATCCGGCGACGTTGTAGTCGCCACCGAGGAGAACGTACTGGCGGCCGCCGAGAACGCTGCCGGCGGCCTCGAGGTGCTCCCCGCGGGTCCGAGTGGTCTCCTTGTGGCCTTCATCGACGCCTTCGAGGGGCTCGACGGCGTACTGCTCGGCGCGGCACTATCCGTGGTCGTCCTCATCCTTCTGGTGGTCTACCGCTCTCCGGTCCTGTGGATATTCCCGATTTTCTCGGCGCTGCTGTCCCTCGGTCTGGCCTCGATGGTCATCTACTTCCTCGCCGATGCCGAAGTGCTCACGCTCACCGGTCAGAGTCAGGGCATCCTGTTCGTCCTCGTGATCGGTGCGGGCACCGACTACGCCCTGCTCCTGATCTCGCGGTACCGAGAAGAACTGCACTTCCATCCCAACAGATTCGAGGCGATGACCAAGGCGTGGAAGGAGTCTGCTCCCGCCATCACCGCGTCGGCGGTCACCGTCATTCTCGGTCTGCTGTGCCTGATGTTCTCCGAACTGAACTCCAACAAGAGCCTCGGTCCCGTTGCCGCGATCGGCATCGCCTGCACGTACCTGATGATGATGACGTTCCTCCCTGTCGCGTTGTCCGCTGCGGGCCACTGGGTCTTCTGGCCGCGCAAACCCGAGGTGGACGAGGAGTCGCACCTGGCCTCGCAGGGACTTTGGAGCAAGATCGCGACACAGGTCGGCAGCAAGGACCGGCCCTTCTGGATCGGCGCCACCGTGCTCTTGGCCGCGCTGTTCCTGGTCGGCATCGGAAGCCTGAAGACGGACGGGCTGACCGCTGCGCAGAACTTCACCAACCGCCCGGATGCCGTCGTGGGCCAAGAGTTGTACGACTCGAAATTCGACCCGGGTGCCGGCGCCCCCGCCGTCATCGTCACCAATGCCGATCAGACGCAGGCCGTCATCGACGCCGCGAGCTCGGTGGAGGGGGTTTCTCAGGAGCCCGGTGCGGTATGCCCACAGGTCGATGTCGAGAAGCTGTCTGCGCTCATCCAGTCCAACCCAGCCGCCGCCGCGTCCGAGGCGGGCCAGGGTTGTCCACCTGACTTCCTGACCGTAGAGCCGATCGACGGGCGCATGTTGGTGAACGCGACGCTCGCCGACTCCTACGACTCCCCCGAGGCCCTCGAGACGGTCGAACGATTGCGCGATGTGGTACATGCCGTGCCCGGTGCAGACGCGCTTGTCGGCGGCACTACCGCAACAACTCTCGACGTACAGATCGCATCGGTGCACGACCGGAACCTCATCATCCCCATCGTGCTCGTTGTCATCTTCATCGTGCTCGCGCTGTTGCTGCGAGCCCTACTCACGCCCGTCATCCTCATCGCGACGGTGGTGCTGTCGTTCGCGGCTACATTGGGTGTCAGCGGACTCTTCTTTACGCACGTCTTCCATTTCGCCAACTCGGATCCGGCATTTCCCCTGTTCGCCTTCGTATTCCTGGTTGCGCTCGGTATCGACTACAACATCTTCTTGATGACCCGCGTCCGTGAGGAAACTCAGAATGTCGGGACACGATCGGGAGTCCTACGCGGACTGGCGGTCACCGGCGGCGTGATCACCTCGGCGGGGGTGGTCCTCGCTGCGACCTTCTCGGTCCTGGGAGTGTTGCCGCTCGTCCTCCTCGCACAAATCGGATTCGCCGTCGCATTCGGCGTTCTACTAGACACGATCATCGTGCGCAGCATCCTCGTCCCTGCTCTCTCTCACGACATCGGCAAGAAGATCTGGTGGCCATCGGCTCTGGCGAAAGCCAAAGATTAG
- a CDS encoding bifunctional 3'-5' exonuclease/DNA polymerase: MRVMIVPDADGGATIVHVDPEGVPLETPQHRGDAATAVREIEDSEHPRWIWTSTAAVYPALLRAGVRVQRCHDLSLTHAILSMRAGVPAAPPDESVDDRPALFDTAPRTDPASVVADFAAQRQTIGSDGRLDLLVAAESAGALAAAEMGFDGLPFSADSHRAFLEAVLGPRPSGYDLPQRIQEVSAEIGTAFGRRINPASHAEVIDAFRREGIELASTRKHLLREVDHPAVPLLLRHRDLSKLFTTNGWQWLDDWVSEDRFRPIYVPGGVVSGRWVSRGGGALQIPKPLRSSVIADPGHTFVIADAGQLEPRILAAMSGDTRMMAAAGADDLYAPVGAETFDGDRDKAKVAILGVLYGATAGEARSLLTLLRSRFPVAVEFVERAARAGERGEIVHSWLGRACPPPSPDFWSHGDARSRGRFTRNFVVQATASEWALCVLADLRRRLAGDHGSELVFFQHDEVVVHTRDPDTATRHILGAVDVATRLLFGETRVRFPMDVAVRTCYAEGS, encoded by the coding sequence GTGAGAGTGATGATCGTTCCCGATGCGGATGGTGGCGCGACCATCGTCCACGTCGATCCCGAGGGTGTTCCGCTCGAAACTCCGCAGCACCGTGGTGACGCGGCTACTGCTGTCCGGGAAATCGAGGATTCCGAGCATCCGCGCTGGATCTGGACGAGCACCGCGGCCGTCTATCCGGCACTACTGCGGGCAGGGGTACGGGTCCAGCGCTGCCACGATCTCTCGCTCACCCACGCGATCCTGAGCATGCGCGCCGGTGTCCCAGCCGCGCCGCCGGATGAATCCGTAGATGATCGCCCCGCACTGTTCGATACAGCCCCCAGAACGGATCCGGCAAGCGTGGTGGCCGACTTCGCCGCGCAGCGGCAGACGATCGGAAGTGATGGCCGCCTCGATCTGCTGGTCGCCGCCGAATCCGCCGGCGCTTTGGCCGCCGCGGAGATGGGATTCGACGGACTCCCGTTCTCAGCCGACTCACATAGGGCCTTTCTCGAGGCGGTACTCGGTCCGCGCCCGTCCGGATACGACCTCCCCCAGCGGATCCAGGAAGTATCCGCTGAGATCGGAACGGCGTTCGGTCGTCGTATCAATCCGGCTTCACACGCCGAAGTGATCGATGCATTCCGCCGCGAGGGCATCGAACTCGCGTCGACGCGCAAACACTTGCTGCGCGAGGTCGACCATCCTGCCGTGCCGTTGCTGCTGCGCCACCGGGACCTGTCCAAGCTGTTCACCACCAATGGCTGGCAATGGCTCGACGACTGGGTAAGTGAGGATCGTTTCCGGCCGATCTACGTTCCCGGCGGCGTCGTGTCCGGGCGCTGGGTCAGTCGCGGGGGAGGCGCGCTGCAGATTCCGAAACCACTTCGGTCGAGCGTGATCGCGGATCCGGGGCACACCTTCGTCATCGCCGACGCCGGACAGCTCGAGCCGCGCATTCTGGCGGCGATGTCGGGCGACACTCGCATGATGGCCGCAGCCGGCGCGGACGATCTCTACGCCCCGGTCGGGGCCGAGACATTCGACGGCGACAGGGACAAAGCCAAGGTGGCGATCCTGGGCGTTCTCTACGGTGCGACTGCGGGCGAGGCACGTTCACTGCTCACCCTGCTGCGCAGCCGGTTTCCCGTCGCCGTCGAGTTCGTCGAGAGGGCGGCCCGCGCAGGTGAACGGGGCGAGATCGTGCACTCGTGGCTCGGCCGAGCCTGCCCGCCGCCCTCACCGGACTTCTGGTCCCACGGCGACGCGCGATCTCGGGGCCGCTTCACCCGAAACTTCGTGGTGCAGGCCACGGCATCCGAATGGGCGCTGTGTGTGCTGGCAGATCTGCGGCGTCGCCTCGCGGGCGATCACGGTAGTGAGCTTGTCTTCTTCCAACACGACGAAGTCGTGGTCCACACCCGTGATCCCGACACGGCCACACGGCACATTCTGGGCGCAGTCGACGTTGCTACCCGCCTGCTGTTCGGTGAGACGCGGGTGCGGTTTCCGATGGATGTCGCAGTGCGGACCTGCTACGCCGAGGGCTCCTAG